One Phaseolus vulgaris cultivar G19833 chromosome 4, P. vulgaris v2.0, whole genome shotgun sequence DNA window includes the following coding sequences:
- the LOC137837482 gene encoding trihelix transcription factor DF1-like, with the protein MQPGDSSVLEISSHNEPEMAVAAEGAAHGGEVDGGDEMIGMDVDAISGEGNEGNKMSFGGNRWPRQETLALLKIRSDMDAVFRDSTLKGPLWEEVSRKLAGLGYDRSAKKCKEKFENVYKYNKRTKESKSGKSHGKTYKFFDQLQALENQFTISYPPKPQPTLATTNTLTLPARQSDVGNNNVISYVTPFPSTNPTLISPSPQTNTPTISTRDTSPPPQTTTTNNDNVTYSLPNMNTPFSTTTTTSTSSSTASDEDLEERYRRKRKWKDYFRRLTRKVLLKQEEMQKKFLEAMDKRERERVTQQDNWRMQEMARINREHEILVQERSTAAAKDAAVIALLQKMYGQQNTTQHVQVQPPEQQKQTMLQSEAPTLMSNNNHFEIKKMNNGHSATGISTTTVTTSPASSSRWPKPEVHALIRLRTSLDTKYQENGPKAPLWEDISIAMQRLGYNRSAKRCKEKWENINKYFKKVRENNKERRENSKTCPYFHELDAIYKEKSLSQNPFGVFQNMKPNEMMMMEPLMVQPEQQWRPPPQSLEEGTEKNGSEEYQKKEEENGDGGNDDDDDDVDDDVEEDEDGVEDEACETGTNN; encoded by the exons ATGCAGCCAGGAGACTCAAGTGTGCTGGAGATCTCCTCCCATAACGAGCCCGAGATGGCGGTGGCGGCGGAAGGAGCGGCACATGGTGGCGAGGTTGACGGTGGTGATGAGATGATTGGGATGGATGTGGATGCAATTTCTGGTGAAGGAAATGAAGGTAATAAGATGAGCTTTGGAGGGAACCGGTGGCCCCGCCAAGAAACTTTGGCTCTCTTGAAGATAAGGTCGGATATGGATGCAGTGTTTCGTGATTCAACTCTTAAAGGTCCACTATGGGAAGAAGTTTCAAG GAAACTTGCAGGGCTTGGATATGATCGAAGTGCAAAGAAGTGCAAGGAAAAGTTTGAGAACGTGTACAAGTACAACAAGAGAACCAAAGAGAGCAAAAGTGGGAAATCACATGGAAAAACCTATAAATTCTTTGATCAATTACAAGCCCTTGAGAATCAGTTCACGATCTCTTACCCGCCAAAACCACAACCTACTTTAGCAACAACAAACACATTGACGTTGCCAGCTAGACAAAGTGATGTTGGTAACAACAATGTTATCTCTTATGTCACACCTTTTCCTTCCACAAACCCTACACTCATTTCTCCTTCACCACAAACCAACACCCCCACAATATCCACAAGAGATACATCACCACCACCACAAACCACCACTACCAACAACGACAATGTCACATATTCTTTGCCAAACATGAACACCCCTTTCtcaaccaccaccaccacctccacctcttcttcCACAGCATCTGATGAAGACTTGGAAGAGAGGTACAGGAGGAAGAGAAAGTGGAAGGACTACTTCAGGAGGCTCACTAGGAAGGTCCTTTTGAAGCAGGAGGAAATGCAAAAGAAGTTCTTGGAAGCCATGGACAAAAGGGAGAGGGAAAGAGTGACACAACAAGACAATTGGAGGATGCAAGAAATGGCAAGGATTAATAGGGAACATGAGATTCTTGTTCAGGAAAGATCAACAGCAGCAGCCAAAGATGCTGCAGTCATTGCATTATTGCAAAAGATGTATGGCCAGCAAAACACCACACAACATGTCCAAGTACAGCCACCAGAACAACAGAAGCAAACAATGCTACAATCAGAGGCTCCAACACTAATGTCAAACAATAATCATTTTGAGATCAAGAAAATGAATAACGGTCACAGTGCTACCGGTATCAGCACTACTACTGTCACTACTTCTCCCGCTAGTTCTTCTAGATGGCCAAAGCCTGAAGTTCATGCTTTGATAAGGTTGAGGACAAGTCTTGACACCAAGTATCAAGAAAATGGACCAAAAGCTCCGTTGTGGGAAGATATATCAATTGCAATGCAGAGGCTTGGGTACAACCGGAGTGCAAAGAGATGCAAGGAAAAGTGGGAGAACATCAACAAGTACTTCAAAAAAGTGAGGGAGAATAACAAAGAAAGGCGTGAAAATAGCAAAACATGTCCTTATTTTCACGAGCTTGATGCTATATACAAGGAAAAGAGCTTATCCCAGAACCCCTTTGGCGTGTTCCAGAACATGAAGCCAAAtgagatgatgatgatggagcCATTGATGGTGCAACCGGAGCAACAATGGAGGCCTCCACCTCAATCGTTGGAAGAGGGTACAGAGAAGAACGGTAGTGAAGAATAtcaaaaaaaagaagaagaaaatggtgATGGTggtaatgatgatgatgatgatgatgttgatgatgatgttgaagaagatgaagatggtgtgGAAGATGAAGCGTGCGAGACTGGGACAAATAATTAA